One window of the Verrucomicrobium sp. genome contains the following:
- the gatC gene encoding Asp-tRNA(Asn)/Glu-tRNA(Gln) amidotransferase subunit GatC yields MAESQIDVAYVAHLARLKLSPEETARYEKQLGDVLHYVAALQKADVSKVAPPEDDPAYENNLREDAERPSLPLEAALSNAPEQGNGLFMVPRMVE; encoded by the coding sequence ATGGCCGAGTCCCAAATCGACGTTGCCTATGTGGCCCATCTGGCCCGCCTGAAACTGAGCCCGGAGGAGACGGCCCGCTACGAGAAGCAGCTGGGCGACGTCCTCCACTACGTCGCCGCCCTGCAGAAGGCGGACGTTTCCAAGGTCGCCCCGCCGGAGGACGATCCCGCCTACGAGAACAACCTGCGCGAGGACGCGGAGCGCCCCAGCCTGCCGCTGGAAGCGGCGCTGAGCAACGCGCCGGAGCAGGGCAACGGGCTCTTCATGGTGCCGAG